In one Zymobacter palmae genomic region, the following are encoded:
- a CDS encoding HPP family protein, with translation MSAPFWPTPQPRSRRIVSHCRKSLISACEASCAILLLALLTQWTATPLLMTPFAATSILLFAFPHSPLAQPRHVLGSHMLASLIGLILANLWGLSPYTMALGTGSVVALMLLLKIVHPPATGVPIVMLLSGMRDWHFLIFPVLTGCLLLLIIAFIANNLRSSQRWPLYW, from the coding sequence ATGTCAGCCCCTTTCTGGCCTACGCCTCAGCCGCGTTCCAGACGTATCGTTTCACACTGCCGAAAGTCACTGATCAGTGCCTGCGAAGCCAGCTGTGCGATCCTGTTGCTCGCCCTGCTCACGCAATGGACAGCCACACCGCTATTGATGACACCTTTCGCCGCTACCAGCATCCTGTTGTTCGCCTTTCCGCATTCGCCGCTGGCCCAACCTCGCCATGTGCTCGGTTCCCATATGCTGGCATCACTGATTGGGCTGATCCTTGCCAACCTGTGGGGCCTGTCGCCGTACACCATGGCGCTGGGCACAGGGTCGGTAGTGGCCCTGATGCTGTTGCTCAAGATCGTTCATCCACCCGCGACCGGCGTTCCCATCGTCATGCTGCTTAGCGGCATGCGTGACTGGCACTTCCTGATCTTTCCCGTGCTGACCGGCTGCCTGTTGCTGCTCATAATTGCCTTTATTGCCAATAACCTGCGATCGAGCCAACGCTGGCCGCTGTATTGGTAA
- the epsC gene encoding serine O-acetyltransferase EpsC, producing MATGFSTSHLASTALDELVLSLKKERLDWHHSGALPAPVQRPGQLPSRDAIRSVVDGVMRALFPLHMGPDDLLAGEEDFYVTRMLNRALSLLKVQVLRELRYHQRDERDALSEAALVARTDDILARFCEQLPQINRTLATDVAAAYRGDPAATGVDEVLLCYPGMQAIIHHRLAHALHGLGLPLIARTISEMSHSATGIDIHPGATIGQYFFIDHGTGVVIGESCIIGDNVRLYQAVTLGAKRFAVDENGQLEKGGARHPIVEDDVVVYAGATILGRITIGKGAVIGGNVWLTTDIEPGRSVTQASLNRHKGSSQS from the coding sequence GTGGCAACAGGATTCTCGACATCGCATCTTGCAAGCACTGCGCTGGATGAGTTGGTGCTTTCCCTTAAGAAGGAACGCCTAGACTGGCACCACAGCGGTGCACTGCCAGCACCGGTTCAGCGTCCGGGGCAGCTTCCTTCACGAGATGCCATTCGCAGTGTCGTTGACGGTGTGATGCGGGCGCTGTTTCCGCTGCATATGGGGCCGGATGACCTGCTGGCCGGTGAAGAGGACTTTTACGTCACACGGATGCTGAACCGTGCCCTGTCGCTATTGAAGGTACAGGTACTGCGCGAGCTGCGTTATCACCAGCGCGACGAACGCGATGCGTTGTCGGAAGCGGCGTTGGTGGCCCGTACCGATGACATCCTTGCCCGCTTCTGCGAGCAACTGCCCCAGATCAACCGCACGCTGGCCACGGACGTTGCCGCTGCTTACCGCGGTGACCCTGCCGCGACGGGCGTCGATGAAGTGCTACTGTGCTATCCCGGCATGCAGGCCATTATCCATCATCGTCTGGCGCATGCGCTTCACGGTTTAGGGCTGCCATTGATTGCGCGAACTATTTCCGAAATGTCGCATTCCGCTACCGGTATCGACATTCACCCAGGCGCCACTATCGGCCAGTACTTCTTTATTGACCACGGTACGGGGGTCGTTATCGGCGAAAGCTGCATCATCGGCGACAACGTGCGGCTGTATCAGGCCGTGACGCTGGGAGCTAAGCGCTTTGCCGTTGATGAAAATGGCCAGCTAGAAAAAGGGGGCGCACGTCATCCCATCGTTGAAGATGACGTTGTGGTCTATGCCGGTGCAACCATCCTTGGGCGCATTACGATCGGCAAGGGCGCGGTCATCGGGGGGAATGTCTGGCTGACGACGGATATTGAGCCGGGCCGCAGCGTGACACAGGCATCGCTCAACCGTCACAAAGGGTCTTCTCAAAGCTGA
- the ahpC gene encoding alkyl hydroperoxide reductase subunit C, whose product MLNTEILPFKATAFHNGDFVEVTEQDLKGKWSVVFFYPADFTFVCPTELGDLADEYEEFKRLGVEIYSVSTDTHFTHKAWHETSDTIAKLQYPMIGDPTGRISRNFQVMIEEDGLAERGTFVINPEGQIKIIELNDGGVGRDASELLRKVKAAQYIAAHPGEVCPAKWKEGAETLSPSLDLVGKI is encoded by the coding sequence CTGTTGAATACTGAAATCCTGCCGTTCAAGGCAACCGCATTCCACAACGGCGACTTCGTCGAAGTGACCGAGCAGGACCTGAAAGGCAAATGGTCCGTCGTGTTCTTCTACCCGGCCGACTTCACGTTCGTTTGCCCGACCGAGCTGGGTGACCTAGCTGACGAATACGAAGAGTTCAAGCGTCTGGGCGTCGAGATCTACAGCGTTTCCACTGACACGCACTTCACTCACAAAGCGTGGCACGAAACGTCCGACACCATCGCCAAACTGCAGTACCCGATGATCGGCGATCCGACTGGCCGCATTTCTCGCAACTTCCAGGTCATGATCGAAGAAGACGGCCTGGCTGAACGCGGCACGTTCGTGATCAACCCGGAAGGCCAGATCAAAATCATCGAACTGAACGACGGCGGCGTTGGTCGTGATGCATCCGAACTGCTGCGCAAAGTCAAAGCGGCTCAGTACATCGCAGCACACCCGGGTGAAGTATGCCCAGCAAAATGGAAAGAAGGTGCTGAAACCCTCTCTCCGTCTCTGGACCTGGTCGGCAAGATCTGA
- the ahpF gene encoding alkyl hydroperoxide reductase subunit F, whose protein sequence is MLDNALKTQLKAYLDKLTQPIALVASLDDRDASQQMKGLIEDLDSLSDKISVSFDGQSSRRPSFTVGKAGEPARIEFAGIPTGHEFTSLVLALLHTGGHPPKTDPAVLDQIRQLDGEFMFETYISLSCQNCPDVVQALNLMATFNPNVRHTMIDGALFQDEVEARQVMSVPTTYLNGEQFGQGRATLSEILNKVDTGAAKRQAAALNEKDTYDVLVVGGGPAGAAAAVYSARKGIRTGVVAERFGGQVQDTMAIENFISIKETEGPKLAAALEEHVKSYDVDVMDTQRAARLVPAKDGQPFAVELESGATLTAKSVIISTGARWRQVGVPGEDEYRNRGVAYCPHCDGPLFKGKHVAVIGGGNSGVEAAIDLAGIVGKVTLFEFADTLRADAVLQRKLHSLPNVTVITEAQTTEITGDGQKVNGLSYTERATGESKHVALEGVFVQIGLVPNSGWLKDTLELTPQGEIVIDNRGQTSIPGVFAAGDVTTVPYKQIVIALGEGAKASLASFDYLIRQGSED, encoded by the coding sequence ATGTTGGACAATGCGCTCAAGACACAGCTCAAGGCTTACCTCGACAAGCTGACGCAACCCATCGCACTAGTCGCATCTCTGGATGACCGCGATGCATCCCAGCAGATGAAGGGACTGATCGAGGATCTGGACAGCCTGTCCGACAAGATCAGCGTTTCCTTCGACGGTCAGTCCTCTCGCCGCCCGTCCTTCACAGTAGGCAAAGCAGGCGAGCCGGCACGCATTGAGTTTGCGGGCATCCCGACCGGCCACGAGTTCACCTCGCTGGTACTGGCGTTGCTGCACACGGGTGGCCATCCGCCGAAAACCGACCCGGCAGTGCTTGATCAGATTCGCCAGCTGGACGGCGAGTTCATGTTTGAGACCTATATTTCGCTGTCATGCCAGAACTGCCCAGACGTCGTACAGGCCTTGAACCTGATGGCCACGTTCAACCCGAACGTCCGCCACACCATGATCGACGGCGCGCTGTTCCAAGACGAAGTCGAAGCACGCCAGGTCATGTCCGTACCGACCACTTACCTCAACGGTGAGCAGTTCGGTCAGGGCCGCGCGACGCTGAGCGAGATTCTCAACAAGGTCGACACTGGCGCAGCCAAGCGACAGGCAGCGGCACTGAATGAAAAGGATACCTACGACGTGCTGGTAGTGGGCGGTGGCCCGGCTGGCGCGGCAGCGGCGGTCTACTCTGCGCGCAAAGGCATCCGCACTGGCGTAGTCGCCGAGCGCTTCGGTGGTCAGGTGCAAGACACCATGGCGATCGAAAACTTCATCTCCATCAAGGAGACCGAAGGCCCGAAACTCGCGGCTGCGCTTGAAGAGCACGTCAAAAGCTACGATGTCGACGTTATGGATACCCAGCGCGCAGCGCGCCTGGTACCGGCCAAGGACGGTCAACCGTTTGCCGTCGAGCTGGAGAGCGGCGCTACGCTGACCGCGAAATCCGTCATTATCTCGACAGGGGCACGCTGGCGTCAGGTAGGCGTCCCGGGTGAAGACGAGTACCGCAACCGCGGCGTAGCGTACTGCCCGCACTGCGACGGCCCGCTGTTCAAAGGCAAGCACGTTGCGGTCATCGGTGGCGGTAACTCTGGCGTTGAAGCGGCTATCGACCTTGCCGGTATCGTGGGCAAAGTCACACTGTTCGAATTTGCCGATACTCTGCGCGCCGACGCGGTACTGCAGCGCAAACTGCACAGCCTGCCGAACGTCACGGTTATCACTGAAGCACAGACCACCGAGATCACCGGTGACGGACAGAAGGTCAACGGCCTGAGTTACACCGAACGCGCAACGGGCGAGTCTAAACATGTTGCACTGGAAGGCGTCTTCGTTCAGATCGGCCTGGTACCCAACAGCGGCTGGTTAAAAGACACACTGGAACTGACACCGCAGGGCGAGATCGTAATCGACAACCGCGGCCAGACCTCCATTCCAGGCGTGTTTGCAGCGGGCGACGTCACGACCGTGCCGTACAAACAGATCGTGATTGCGCTGGGTGAAGGCGCGAAGGCATCACTGGCCTCGTTTGATTATCTGATTCGTCAGGGTAGTGAAGATTGA
- a CDS encoding lysozyme family protein: MGENDNCVFYRYLGINFLFLLGVDMGFNGFCDIEDKGNNSPQWTNFDLFMRHAVPELMGGGIPYARRFKTAFVVHNRYTIIAAAQKYRLPPELLAGVAWIESGGKPNSWKGEIYNQRIFRDGFYSGGKPADRTSFGFLSMQIHTAAETLGLDPNTLGVEKQIQIALCLEHDTYIIDLAARHLRMLADHDKFDVIGTEEVRVLGARYNQGISRSLEQIKKDLSYGNFIVNNWHSYTLMLSGVTVE; encoded by the coding sequence ATGGGAGAAAATGATAACTGTGTGTTTTATAGATATCTTGGCATAAATTTTTTATTTTTACTGGGGGTAGATATGGGATTCAATGGATTTTGTGATATTGAAGATAAAGGCAACAATAGTCCTCAATGGACAAATTTTGATTTATTTATGCGACACGCTGTGCCTGAATTGATGGGAGGCGGTATTCCATATGCGCGACGATTCAAGACGGCTTTTGTAGTTCATAATCGATATACAATTATTGCTGCTGCTCAAAAGTATCGACTTCCTCCTGAGTTATTAGCGGGAGTGGCATGGATTGAATCGGGTGGTAAACCAAACAGTTGGAAAGGTGAGATTTATAACCAGCGTATCTTTCGGGATGGTTTTTATAGCGGAGGGAAGCCTGCTGATAGAACATCATTTGGTTTCTTAAGTATGCAAATACATACAGCTGCCGAAACGCTGGGTTTGGACCCTAATACATTAGGCGTTGAAAAACAGATACAAATTGCATTATGTCTTGAACATGACACTTATATCATAGATCTTGCTGCAAGGCATCTAAGGATGCTGGCTGATCATGACAAATTTGATGTGATTGGTACCGAGGAAGTTAGAGTTTTAGGTGCTCGCTATAATCAAGGTATATCTCGTTCATTAGAACAGATAAAAAAAGACTTATCTTATGGAAATTTTATTGTTAATAATTGGCATTCATACACATTAATGCTGTCAGGAGTAACTGTAGAGTGA
- a CDS encoding YagU family protein: MKNWFTPTLPANRRFGAAMVAGFIGGNISSFVKWGTEIPFPPRTPDRGIPPKDMLIDMGVNAQETIYHFSEHVINWGVAGIHHLFSIVFALLYCAIAEIFPKIKLWQGMAFSLLVTIGFHGVLLPTFGWAPPLWDLPAAEIFSEVFGHALWMWTIEVFRRDIRNRMTGLPDAEYMK, encoded by the coding sequence ATGAAGAATTGGTTCACTCCCACCCTTCCTGCTAATCGTCGCTTCGGTGCTGCCATGGTGGCAGGCTTCATCGGTGGCAACATTTCCAGCTTTGTGAAATGGGGCACGGAAATCCCTTTCCCACCGCGTACGCCTGATCGAGGTATTCCGCCGAAAGACATGCTGATCGATATGGGCGTCAACGCTCAGGAAACGATCTATCACTTCTCCGAACACGTCATTAACTGGGGTGTCGCGGGCATTCACCACCTGTTTTCCATTGTGTTCGCGCTGCTTTACTGCGCCATTGCCGAAATATTTCCGAAAATCAAACTGTGGCAAGGGATGGCATTCAGTCTGCTGGTCACGATCGGTTTCCACGGCGTGTTACTGCCAACGTTTGGCTGGGCACCACCGCTTTGGGATTTGCCTGCCGCCGAAATCTTCTCCGAAGTCTTCGGGCATGCGCTGTGGATGTGGACAATTGAGGTCTTCCGTCGTGACATTCGTAACCGCATGACGGGGCTGCCAGACGCAGAGTATATGAAGTAA
- the cobF gene encoding precorrin-6A synthase (deacetylating): MSDDRRHLLLIGIGAGDPQQLTLQAIDALNRTDVFFMLDKGQDKDELLHFREAICRRHIAPDHDYRIVTLPNPPRPQVPYGAPKDDAYRAIVAEWHHQRSAMLADAIQDTLLPGQTGAFLVWGDPSLYDSTIRLIDRLSASATLNLGTDVIPGITSVQMLCALHRIPLNQIGESVLITTGRKLQQLINEDEYQLPATTVVMLDGNSVFQHIQRDDLMLYWGANLGTEHQALISGPLQEVTQRALGKREEIKAKAGWVMDVFIIIKKQCY, encoded by the coding sequence ATGAGTGATGATCGCCGCCACCTACTGCTGATCGGCATTGGTGCCGGCGATCCGCAGCAGCTCACCCTACAGGCCATTGATGCACTCAACCGTACCGATGTGTTCTTCATGCTCGACAAAGGGCAGGATAAGGACGAGCTGCTGCACTTCCGCGAAGCGATCTGTCGTCGCCATATTGCCCCCGATCACGATTACCGCATCGTGACCCTCCCCAATCCCCCCCGTCCACAGGTACCTTACGGTGCTCCAAAAGACGACGCCTACCGTGCTATCGTCGCCGAATGGCACCACCAGCGCAGCGCCATGCTGGCTGACGCCATCCAAGACACGCTCCTTCCCGGCCAGACGGGCGCTTTCCTTGTCTGGGGCGACCCTTCTCTTTATGACAGTACAATTCGTCTTATCGATAGGCTGTCAGCCAGCGCCACACTGAACCTAGGTACCGACGTTATTCCGGGCATCACCAGCGTTCAGATGCTGTGTGCGCTGCACCGTATCCCTCTTAACCAGATCGGGGAGTCGGTACTGATCACTACGGGCCGCAAGCTGCAGCAGCTGATCAACGAGGATGAATACCAGCTGCCCGCGACCACCGTCGTGATGCTGGACGGCAACAGCGTGTTTCAGCATATCCAGCGTGACGACCTGATGCTGTATTGGGGCGCCAATTTGGGTACTGAACACCAAGCGCTGATCAGCGGCCCACTGCAGGAAGTGACACAACGAGCATTGGGTAAGCGAGAAGAAATCAAGGCAAAGGCAGGGTGGGTGATGGATGTGTTCATCATTATAAAGAAGCAGTGTTACTGA
- the pdxY gene encoding pyridoxal kinase PdxY, which produces MASSTTTTAATTPWVLSIQSHVAFGHVGNAAAVFTLQRQGVEVINIHTVQFSNHTGYGVVKGQIFSAEHIRDVLQGIKDRGALGRCQAILSGYLGDASIGQAVLDAVAEVRELNPDADYLCDPVMGDVGRGIYVQPAIPDVMREQVLPAASIITPNRFEFELLTQQEVTSLDDAIEQARTLIARLPKLRCVVITSLDSADIPADELYTVAVTADQAWYVASPKLPVDPLPTGLGDTFSAVMLGRLVQGDDLPEALSHAVSTLSALLSRTENGQRDLPLIAAQDMIVSPAPRYSAVAI; this is translated from the coding sequence ATGGCGTCATCCACTACAACAACAGCGGCTACCACACCTTGGGTGCTGTCCATTCAGTCACACGTCGCCTTCGGACACGTAGGTAACGCCGCCGCCGTCTTCACGCTGCAGCGTCAGGGTGTCGAAGTCATCAACATTCATACCGTCCAGTTCTCCAACCATACCGGTTACGGTGTGGTGAAGGGGCAGATCTTCAGTGCCGAGCACATCCGAGATGTGCTGCAAGGCATCAAGGATCGCGGGGCACTGGGACGTTGCCAAGCCATTCTGTCCGGTTATCTGGGCGATGCCTCTATCGGGCAGGCCGTACTGGATGCGGTTGCCGAGGTGCGCGAGCTCAACCCCGACGCCGATTACCTGTGTGACCCAGTCATGGGCGACGTAGGCCGTGGCATCTATGTACAGCCCGCGATTCCTGACGTTATGCGTGAACAGGTACTGCCGGCGGCCTCGATCATCACCCCCAACCGCTTCGAATTCGAACTCCTGACTCAGCAGGAGGTGACCAGCCTTGATGACGCTATCGAACAGGCGCGCACGCTGATTGCCCGCCTTCCCAAATTGCGCTGTGTGGTCATCACCAGCCTTGATAGCGCTGACATCCCCGCTGATGAGCTGTACACCGTTGCCGTGACCGCGGATCAGGCTTGGTACGTTGCATCACCGAAACTGCCCGTCGACCCGCTTCCCACTGGCCTTGGCGATACGTTCTCCGCCGTCATGCTGGGCCGTTTAGTGCAGGGAGACGACTTGCCGGAAGCCCTTAGTCACGCCGTATCTACACTCAGCGCCTTGCTGAGCCGCACTGAAAATGGCCAGCGCGATCTGCCCCTGATCGCCGCACAGGACATGATCGTCTCACCGGCTCCGCGCTACAGCGCCGTGGCTATCTGA
- the tal gene encoding transaldolase — MTTQLESLATMTTVVADTGDLDAIRKYRPEEATTNPSLVLKAFDLPGYQPVIKRTMERVKEETTGMHHDGVIEHAVDALSVAIGSEIAALIPGRVSTEVAAKLSYDTDASIAKARRLIELYEQNGVSRDKVLIKLASTWEGVRAAEVLEKEGIRCNLTLLFCHAQARACFEAGVCLISPFVGRVTDWYRKETGKTYAPEEDPGVLFVRGICQYAGEHGFDTTIMGASFRSPEQVLALAGCDNLTIAPEWLEELQKRQGDVTRYVTKPAKTAQPSTPMTESEYRWELGLDAMATEKLADGIRRFAADQEKLEGLLAKLL, encoded by the coding sequence ATGACCACTCAGCTGGAATCGCTTGCCACGATGACGACGGTCGTCGCGGATACCGGTGACCTTGATGCCATTCGCAAGTACCGTCCTGAAGAAGCGACGACTAACCCGTCGCTGGTGCTGAAAGCGTTTGATCTGCCGGGCTATCAGCCGGTTATCAAGCGCACGATGGAACGTGTGAAGGAAGAAACCACCGGCATGCACCACGATGGCGTCATTGAGCATGCCGTCGACGCGCTGTCCGTTGCCATCGGTAGCGAAATCGCCGCGCTGATCCCGGGGCGCGTCTCCACTGAAGTGGCGGCCAAACTGTCCTATGACACTGATGCCAGCATTGCTAAGGCACGCCGCCTGATCGAACTCTACGAACAGAATGGTGTTTCCCGTGACAAGGTGCTGATTAAGCTAGCCTCTACATGGGAAGGGGTTCGCGCTGCAGAAGTGCTGGAAAAAGAAGGCATCCGCTGCAATCTGACGCTGCTGTTCTGCCACGCTCAAGCGCGCGCTTGTTTTGAAGCAGGGGTGTGCCTGATCTCGCCATTCGTAGGCCGTGTAACCGATTGGTACCGCAAAGAAACCGGCAAAACGTATGCACCGGAAGAAGATCCGGGTGTCCTCTTCGTGCGTGGTATCTGCCAGTACGCGGGCGAACACGGCTTCGACACCACCATCATGGGGGCGAGCTTCCGTAGCCCAGAGCAGGTGCTGGCCCTAGCGGGTTGTGACAACCTGACCATCGCGCCTGAATGGCTGGAAGAGCTTCAGAAACGCCAAGGCGACGTGACGCGCTATGTCACCAAACCGGCCAAAACTGCTCAGCCGTCTACGCCGATGACTGAATCCGAGTACCGCTGGGAGCTGGGTCTGGACGCCATGGCGACCGAGAAACTGGCCGATGGCATTCGCCGCTTCGCTGCCGACCAAGAAAAACTGGAAGGCTTGCTGGCAAAACTGCTGTAA
- a CDS encoding deaminated glutathione amidase → MTVSPSRRRFLNTTLGVSAMALTATPFITQAGAATATTSSASSTADSSDMLTIALGQLAVADQWQDNAAQCSRLIQQAAQQGADLLIMPEAILAADIGDPECVRRSAQPLDGPFMQQMLKATLQVPLTVVFTLYVPADAQRVGNVQVALRQGRIVATYHKLHLYDAFTMQESQSVEPGKTLPPIFDVAGMKVGMMTCYDLRFPEEAKSLALRGAELIVLPAAWVRGPNKECHWETLIAARALDTTCFVAAVSECGPHTIGCSMVADPMGLVVARAGETPTLVTTRISRQRLAQARKALPVLTNGRFKAPELA, encoded by the coding sequence ATGACCGTCTCACCTTCTCGCCGTCGCTTTCTAAACACTACGTTAGGCGTCTCGGCAATGGCGTTGACCGCCACGCCCTTCATCACGCAAGCCGGTGCCGCCACGGCTACCACTTCCAGCGCATCGTCGACAGCAGATTCATCGGACATGCTCACGATCGCACTGGGCCAGCTGGCCGTCGCCGATCAGTGGCAGGACAATGCAGCACAGTGCTCTCGTCTTATCCAGCAGGCGGCACAGCAAGGCGCCGACCTGCTGATCATGCCGGAGGCAATACTTGCCGCTGACATTGGCGACCCTGAATGCGTTCGACGTTCGGCCCAACCGCTGGACGGCCCATTCATGCAGCAGATGCTAAAAGCCACCCTACAAGTACCGCTAACCGTCGTTTTCACCCTGTATGTTCCTGCTGATGCTCAGCGCGTTGGCAACGTTCAGGTTGCCCTGCGACAGGGCAGGATCGTAGCGACGTACCACAAGCTGCATCTTTATGATGCTTTCACCATGCAGGAATCACAGAGCGTTGAACCGGGCAAGACACTGCCACCTATCTTCGATGTCGCGGGAATGAAGGTGGGAATGATGACATGCTACGACCTGCGCTTTCCTGAAGAAGCAAAATCGCTGGCGCTGCGCGGAGCCGAACTGATCGTGCTGCCCGCCGCATGGGTACGTGGCCCCAACAAGGAGTGCCACTGGGAAACGCTGATCGCAGCTCGTGCACTCGACACGACCTGCTTCGTAGCCGCCGTCAGCGAATGCGGCCCACATACGATTGGCTGCAGCATGGTGGCTGATCCGATGGGACTGGTCGTTGCCCGCGCGGGTGAAACGCCGACACTGGTCACCACACGCATTTCGCGCCAGCGCCTCGCTCAGGCCAGAAAGGCACTTCCCGTGCTGACCAACGGGCGCTTCAAGGCCCCCGAGCTGGCATGA
- a CDS encoding aminotransferase class I/II-fold pyridoxal phosphate-dependent enzyme, with amino-acid sequence MTRPTTSRRGFLGASLGMSALAFAAPTRLLARENAADIAIHNATASNPLGDPPGVYLNYNELPEGPCPAARKAMVDAIPHAGRYSHNMVSEMQKTLAQDLGVSPEWLLIYPGSGSLLKLAPHAFTSSSRPLVIASPGYEDCVRGAKSAGSPITEVPLLDSGAHDIDAMLQKPAGLLYICNPNNPTGTVTPHDKLVQAIERTPADTIIIVDEAYIHFSNQPSVIPLIASHPNLVVMRTFSKVYGMAGVRCGFAVGRPDVLASLKQFAGDPELSVLAAVGCTASLKQPNLVAERKLLNAKRRDKTMQWLTQQGFTCMPSETNFFMVDVKRPTQDVVNGLLQKGVHVSNRWKMLPTTLRVSVGTEQDMAAFRLAFAEVMGLKGSALSTAA; translated from the coding sequence ATGACCCGCCCGACTACAAGCCGCCGTGGTTTTCTGGGTGCTTCGCTAGGCATGTCTGCCCTTGCCTTTGCGGCCCCTACGCGTCTACTGGCCCGCGAAAATGCGGCAGATATCGCCATTCATAACGCAACGGCCTCTAACCCGCTCGGTGACCCTCCCGGTGTCTACCTTAACTACAACGAACTGCCGGAAGGACCGTGTCCCGCCGCACGCAAGGCGATGGTGGACGCCATTCCCCATGCGGGCCGCTACAGCCATAACATGGTCAGCGAAATGCAGAAGACGCTGGCACAGGATCTAGGCGTATCGCCTGAGTGGCTGCTGATCTACCCCGGTTCGGGGTCTCTGCTGAAGCTGGCCCCACACGCGTTCACGTCGAGCAGCCGACCACTGGTCATTGCATCGCCGGGCTACGAAGACTGTGTCCGAGGAGCCAAAAGTGCGGGTTCACCGATCACCGAAGTACCGCTTCTGGACAGCGGTGCGCACGATATCGACGCGATGCTGCAGAAACCGGCTGGATTGCTCTATATCTGTAACCCCAACAACCCGACTGGTACCGTTACTCCACACGATAAGTTAGTGCAGGCCATCGAACGTACACCGGCAGACACCATCATCATCGTCGATGAGGCATACATCCACTTCTCGAATCAGCCCAGCGTGATTCCGCTGATTGCTAGCCACCCGAACTTGGTCGTGATGCGCACGTTCTCGAAAGTCTACGGCATGGCTGGGGTACGCTGTGGTTTTGCCGTTGGCCGGCCTGACGTACTGGCCAGCCTCAAACAGTTCGCGGGCGACCCAGAGCTGTCGGTACTAGCGGCAGTTGGCTGTACGGCCAGTCTCAAACAGCCGAACCTGGTGGCCGAGCGCAAGTTGCTCAACGCCAAGCGCCGCGACAAAACCATGCAGTGGCTGACACAGCAGGGCTTCACCTGCATGCCATCCGAAACCAACTTCTTCATGGTGGATGTGAAACGACCGACGCAGGATGTAGTAAACGGTCTGCTCCAGAAAGGTGTGCATGTCAGCAATCGCTGGAAAATGCTGCCAACCACGCTGCGTGTTTCGGTGGGCACCGAACAGGACATGGCGGCTTTCCGTCTGGCATTTGCCGAAGTGATGGGGCTGAAAGGCAGTGCACTATCAACAGCCGCCTGA